One genomic window of Canis aureus isolate CA01 chromosome 15, VMU_Caureus_v.1.0, whole genome shotgun sequence includes the following:
- the LOC144283907 gene encoding uncharacterized protein LOC144283907, producing the protein MITNGYSLSGTSVLWTVIDPDRYFNLRQQQNKKARSLWTRRAQLLRITRAFLATQKRSLSRQTKWTEAIVRGNSMPASSRSQPKVQMQATHTLHPHDSSGPQNGSICITWELGTS; encoded by the exons ATGATCACTAATGGATATAGTTTATCAGGCACCTCTGTACTATGGACAGTGATAGATCCTGACCGATATTTTAACCTCCGCCAGCAACAGAACAAAAAG GCCAGGTCCCTTTGGACGAGAAGAGCTCAACTGTTAAGGATTACAAGGGCTTTCCTGGCAACACAGAAGAGAAGCCTTTCTAGACAGACGAAATGGACTGAAGCCATTGTGAGGGGAAACAGCATGCCAGCATCAAGTCGCTCTCAGCCTAAAGTGCAAATGCAAG CCACCCACACTCTGCACCCTCATGACTCATCTGGACCACAGAACGGCAGCATCTGTATCACCTGGGAGCTCGGCACAAGTTAA